The genomic region CGCGCTCAATATCGACCCGTCGATCAAAGACGAGAACTTGAGCGCCGGCTTCTTTCACAAAAACGTCGTCTTTGAGAACAACACCATCAAGACGTTCGACACGCCGATCGTCCACGCGAAATCCATCGACGGCCTGACGATCCAGGGCAATGTCGTGACGAAGACAAACACGCATCCGGGCTTCTCCCAGGACGCCGCGCAGTACCGTGTGCGATCTTCGCAAAACGTCATAATCGCCGGAAACCGCAACACCGACGGCTCCGAGCCGACGGTGAAGTAGGGACGGGGCCTGATGAGCCCCTATGGCAGTTCGCTGAGCATCCAGTAGTGGTTCAGGGCGGCCATGGTCTCGATGAAGCTGGTCAGCGTGACGGGCTTGAGGATATAGCCGGCGACATTCAGCTCGTAGGCGGCGACTTTGTCGCGGTCTTCGTCGGAGGTGGTCAGAACGACGACGGGGATCTTTTGCAGCTTGGCGTCGCCGCGCAATTCGCGCAGAAACTCGATACCGTTCATCTTCGGCATGTTGAGGTCCAGAAGGATCAGGCGGCGGTCCTCGGGAATCGCCGGCGGGGCGCCGTTGACGCCGCGCAGCATGTCGAGCGCCTCCAGGCCGTTGCCGGCGATATAAAGGGGGTTGACGACGTTGTTGCGCTTGAACGAGCGCTGGACGTTCATGACGTCCACTTCGTCATCCTCCACAAGCAGGATGTTCAGAATCTTATTCGACATTCGCGTGCGTATCTTTCCGTGATGACTTTGGCCAGGTGAACCGAAACGTCGTCCCGCCGCTCGGCGGGGACTCGACTATGACCTGGCCGCCTTGCTCCTCGACAATCTTTTTCACCAGCGACAGCCCGATGCCGGTGTTTTCCATCTTATCGCGCGCCAGCAGCGTCTGGAAGATCGTGAAGATCTTCTGATGATACTGCGGTTCGATCCCCGGGCCGTCGTCCGCGACGGAGAACTGGTAAAAGCTCCCCAGGTCTTCCGAGGCGATCGTGATCTGTCCATCCTGGCGATGATGATGTTTTACCCCATTGCCGATCAAATTCAAAAATACTTGCTGTAACCGCAGGCGCTCGGCGACGATTGCCGGCATGCCGGGGCCAATCACAAAATGAAAGGTCTTCGGCGCGGCGAGCAGGTCGATCGTTTCCTGAATGAGCGCGCCAACATCCACGCGCTCCGGCGGGACGAGGACCCGCCCCACGCGGGCGTATTGCAGCAGGCCGTCGATCAGGCCCTCCATGCGGCTGACGCGGCCGCTGAGACGTTTGAGCTGACCCGCGATCTCCGGCGTGAGCTGCGCGCCCAGGTCTTCATGGATCCAATTGGCGATGGTGGCGATCCCGCGCAGCGGCGCTTTCAAATCGTGGGAGGCGACATAGGCGAACTGGTCGAGCTCCGCGTTGCGCCGTTCAAGCTCCGCGTTCTTCGCCTCCAGATTGCGCCGCTGCTCGTCGAGGATTGTCAGCATGCTGGTGCGGTCCATGGCGTTGCGCACGGCGCGCGCGACTTCCTCGGGGCCGGCTTGCCCCTTGATCAGATAGTCCTGCGCGCCGAGCTTCATTGCTTGCAGGGCGACGCTCTGGCTGGCGACGCCGGTGAGCAGGACGATTGGGAAGACGCCGAACGGCGACGCCTCGCGCAGCGCCTCCAGCACCTCCACGCCGTTCATATCCGGCATTTGATAGTCCAGCAGAACGCAGTCCGGCCGATGATCGAAATAGCGCTGAAGGCCCTCTTCGCCCGTCTCGGCTTCCACGAACGTATTGGCGTAATCCGTCTCCGCCTGAAGGCAGCGCCGGAAAACCGCGCGGTCTTCGGGAGTGTCGTCGATGATCAGGATTTCGCGCGGCATGCGGGATGTCATAGTGCGCGCTCGGCGCGGATGTTGCGCCGGGCTTCTCCGTTCTAACGCGGCTGAGCCAGCGTGAAGTAAAACGTCGTTCCAGCGCCGGGGGCGCTGTCGATCCAGATCGCGCCGTCGTGGCGCTCGACGATGCGTTTGACGATCGTCAGGCCCGCGCCGCTGCCGCCGCCGTACTTATCGCGTCCATGCAGTCGCCGGAAGATCTGGAACACATCGCCC from Capsulimonas corticalis harbors:
- a CDS encoding response regulator codes for the protein MSNKILNILLVEDDEVDVMNVQRSFKRNNVVNPLYIAGNGLEALDMLRGVNGAPPAIPEDRRLILLDLNMPKMNGIEFLRELRGDAKLQKIPVVVLTTSDEDRDKVAAYELNVAGYILKPVTLTSFIETMAALNHYWMLSELP
- a CDS encoding hybrid sensor histidine kinase/response regulator, with protein sequence MPREILIIDDTPEDRAVFRRCLQAETDYANTFVEAETGEEGLQRYFDHRPDCVLLDYQMPDMNGVEVLEALREASPFGVFPIVLLTGVASQSVALQAMKLGAQDYLIKGQAGPEEVARAVRNAMDRTSMLTILDEQRRNLEAKNAELERRNAELDQFAYVASHDLKAPLRGIATIANWIHEDLGAQLTPEIAGQLKRLSGRVSRMEGLIDGLLQYARVGRVLVPPERVDVGALIQETIDLLAAPKTFHFVIGPGMPAIVAERLRLQQVFLNLIGNGVKHHHRQDGQITIASEDLGSFYQFSVADDGPGIEPQYHQKIFTIFQTLLARDKMENTGIGLSLVKKIVEEQGGQVIVESPPSGGTTFRFTWPKSSRKDTHANVE